One window from the genome of Pedococcus badiiscoriae encodes:
- the greA gene encoding transcription elongation factor GreA: MSETATPTASYLTQEAFDRLKAELDQLSGTGRTDIAKKIEAARDEGDLKENGGYHAAKEEQGKMEARIRQLTQLLENSIVGTKPADDGVVEPGMVVAVDMFGEDVTFLLGSREIADGTDLEVYSEKSPLGAAINGKKVGDKASYKAPNGKTIQVRVKSATPYTP; the protein is encoded by the coding sequence GTGAGCGAGACCGCGACCCCCACCGCGAGCTACCTGACCCAGGAGGCCTTCGACCGTCTGAAGGCCGAGCTGGACCAGCTCTCCGGCACCGGCCGTACGGACATCGCCAAGAAGATCGAAGCCGCACGCGACGAGGGCGACCTGAAGGAGAACGGCGGCTACCACGCCGCCAAGGAGGAGCAGGGCAAGATGGAGGCCCGCATCCGCCAGCTGACCCAGCTCCTCGAGAACTCGATCGTGGGCACCAAGCCGGCCGACGACGGCGTCGTCGAGCCGGGCATGGTCGTCGCCGTCGACATGTTCGGCGAGGACGTGACCTTCCTGCTCGGCTCGCGCGAGATCGCCGACGGCACCGACCTCGAGGTCTACAGCGAGAAGTCGCCCCTCGGCGCCGCCATCAACGGCAAGAAGGTCGGCGACAAGGCGTCCTACAAGGCCCCCAACGGCAAGACCATCCAGGTCCGCGTCAAGTCTGCGACGCCGTACACCCCCTGA
- a CDS encoding VOC family protein: MSGRVVHFELPYDDGERARAFYGELFGWDLQSYPGMEYTMVSTGPSGDQGPTEPGFINGGMGPRASAGEGPRVVIDVADIDSTLKAIEEKGGSVALPKQPVGEMGFTAYFTDTEGNIVGLWETAPQA; encoded by the coding sequence ATGAGCGGTCGCGTCGTGCACTTCGAGCTCCCCTACGACGACGGGGAGAGGGCTCGGGCCTTCTACGGCGAGCTCTTCGGGTGGGACCTCCAGTCCTATCCGGGGATGGAGTACACGATGGTCTCGACCGGCCCGTCCGGGGACCAGGGCCCCACCGAACCCGGCTTCATCAACGGCGGCATGGGCCCGCGTGCCAGTGCCGGCGAAGGGCCTCGGGTCGTCATCGACGTCGCCGACATCGACTCGACGTTGAAGGCCATCGAGGAGAAGGGCGGGTCGGTGGCGCTGCCCAAGCAGCCCGTGGGGGAGATGGGGTTCACCGCCTACTTCACCGACACGGAGGGCAACATCGTCGGTCTCTGGGAGACGGCGCCCCAGGCCTGA
- a CDS encoding DUF4307 domain-containing protein, with protein MPLPRPAPGTGRWWVIGTIGCTIGVALAVWLGLANSLGAVTWTDTDYKVLDDRSVQVGFDVHRSPDQAVTCTVQAQDAAHGVLGVLKVRVPPSAERSVHQQVVVRTASRAVGGSVRYCAPS; from the coding sequence ATGCCGCTCCCCCGTCCCGCCCCGGGCACTGGCCGCTGGTGGGTCATCGGCACGATCGGCTGCACCATCGGAGTCGCCCTCGCCGTGTGGCTGGGGCTCGCCAACAGCCTGGGCGCGGTCACCTGGACCGACACCGACTACAAGGTGCTCGACGACCGGAGCGTGCAGGTCGGGTTCGACGTGCACCGGTCCCCCGACCAGGCCGTCACCTGCACGGTCCAGGCGCAGGACGCGGCGCACGGCGTCCTCGGCGTCCTCAAGGTGCGCGTGCCCCCCTCCGCCGAGCGGTCGGTCCACCAGCAGGTGGTGGTCCGCACCGCCTCCCGCGCCGTGGGCGGGAGCGTTCGCTACTGCGCTCCCTCCTGA
- the mca gene encoding mycothiol conjugate amidase Mca yields the protein MADRLRLMAVHAHPDDESSKGAATMAKYAATGYDVLVVSCTGGERGDVLNPRLKGDPHIERDLAQVRRDEMKRAQEILGVQHTWLGFVDSGLPEGDPLPPLPDGCFALEPIEVTTEALVREIRRFRPHVVTTYDENGGYPHPDHIMTHTVTMAAFAAAGDASAYPHAGEPWQPLKLYYNSHNRAKYAAFHEALLEQGVESPYGDWLKDWDPEKARTITTRVPCSDYFDQRDQALLAHATQIDPDGAWFRVPRDLQVSVWPTEDFEAAMSYVPVTPVEDDLFAGIPNAATGDRLATSGELELAYDGRTEVAS from the coding sequence GTGGCTGACCGGTTGCGGCTGATGGCGGTGCACGCGCACCCTGACGACGAGTCGAGCAAGGGCGCGGCGACGATGGCGAAGTACGCCGCCACGGGGTATGACGTGCTCGTCGTCTCGTGCACGGGCGGGGAGCGCGGCGACGTGCTCAACCCCCGGCTCAAGGGCGATCCCCACATCGAGCGAGACCTCGCGCAGGTCCGCCGCGACGAGATGAAGCGCGCCCAGGAGATCCTCGGTGTCCAGCACACCTGGTTGGGCTTCGTCGACTCCGGTCTGCCGGAGGGCGACCCGCTGCCGCCCCTGCCTGACGGCTGCTTCGCTCTCGAGCCGATCGAGGTGACCACCGAGGCGCTGGTCCGCGAGATCCGCCGGTTCCGCCCTCACGTCGTGACCACCTACGACGAGAACGGCGGCTACCCCCACCCCGACCACATCATGACCCACACGGTCACGATGGCGGCGTTCGCGGCGGCCGGCGACGCCTCGGCATACCCGCACGCGGGTGAGCCGTGGCAGCCGCTGAAGCTGTACTACAACTCGCACAACCGGGCGAAGTACGCGGCCTTCCACGAGGCGCTGCTGGAGCAGGGCGTGGAGAGCCCGTACGGCGACTGGCTCAAGGACTGGGACCCGGAGAAGGCTCGCACCATCACCACCCGGGTGCCCTGCTCCGACTACTTCGACCAGCGAGACCAGGCGCTGCTCGCGCACGCGACCCAGATCGACCCGGACGGCGCCTGGTTCCGCGTCCCGCGTGACCTGCAGGTGAGCGTCTGGCCGACCGAGGACTTCGAGGCGGCGATGTCGTACGTCCCCGTCACCCCGGTCGAGGACGACCTCTTCGCCGGGATCCCCAACGCTGCCACGGGCGACCGACTCGCCACGAGCGGGGAGCTCGAGCTGGCCTACGACGGGCGCACCGAGGTGGCGTCGTGA